A single genomic interval of Apis cerana isolate GH-2021 linkage group LG2, AcerK_1.0, whole genome shotgun sequence harbors:
- the LOC108002797 gene encoding phospholipid-transporting ATPase VD isoform X3, translated as MSSEAGAPEAASKIDRQASVYVFPGPHYTASTGGAVVPDASSSVSTISPNVFAKAKLENDNGESEELGGRGRRRPFPRTHARSASHGGMLAECLTSGGFQPYAGSHLGPLSAIGGARPSALKKPGHQRAFSQGQVVDVQGHSVTGHSRVGSKTDFILPPGHKEDSKPPTAGKVPSFRGHSRQASRSESIYTIRRSVEPPWWRKVWARYFGPLPEEPRLRTIVPNHLVPPKTPPSQHPNGKRVNNRVRTTKYTLLSFLPRNFFEQFRRVANIYFVFIVLLNWVPVINAFGKEISVIPIIFVLGVTALKDYFEDHRRLISDRRVNNSTCRVYVREDDRYAKVAWKDVKVGDLVHLSNNELVPADLLLLRSSDPQGVAYIDTCNLDGETNLKERQVVRGFVDLQDTFQPAKFRSVIEVDQPSTRIYRFHGAVVHPNGGRVPVSTENLLLRQCLLKNTDFVEGIVIYAGHETKAMLNHGGPRYKRSRLEKRMNSDVIWCVAILIVLCVIGATGCRFWLSEFSDLTFVPFIPILQDANYESMLTFWTFVIILQVMIPLSLYVTLEMAKVGQVYHIGHDIALYDAETGRSAECRALNITEELGQVQYIFSDKTGTLTENKMLFRRCAVGGQDYSHGGDGENLIPSSRLKEDLLIGTFRQHLQEFLIVLAICNTVVVNSQPHYDTMNSSGVIEEPQKNGTEESGRYTRMIDSRSLTPSPIIPLSALPLSRPTNSLDENVSSISSMVEIESPLHNSTKLSNKLSRPKFLNVTSISSLGIGLLGRKLSPNGEQKRRGPLSPVIDASGKSGDELLPRAAIYEAESPDELALVNAACAYNVKLLKRTSRNAIVSLPDKSILSFEILQILPFDSNRKCMSILIRHPLTNEVVLYSKGADTTILSSLIPQDENSITTIKIRQYLQSYARQGLRTLVMAKKSLTMQEYENWRQKHSEAELAMENRELRIKDSYANLECHLTLLGVTGIEDKLQAGVPETMDTLMAAGIVVWVLTGDKPETAVNIAYSARLFSPAMQLLWLQARSKSVAEALIHGYLESTRKKNTVQEIENIREITMLNRDATENEAYRIDSSWPRQRALVVDGKTLTVILDPRSGLTGLFLELTKTCSSVLACRATPLQKAYIVRIVKEQLGMRTLAIGDGANDVSMIQIADVGVGISGHEGTQAVMAADFAISRFSMLSRLLLLHGHWCYDRLSRMILYFFYENATFVFVLFWYQIYYFYRFIADLLELL; from the exons GAAGTTGGAGAACGACAACGGCGAGAGCGAGGAGCTCGGGGGGCGAGGGAGGCGAAGGCCGTTTCCGAGGACCCACGCGAGATCGGCAAGCCACGGTGGAATGTTGGCGGAGTGTCTGACGAGCGGGGGGTTCCAGCCCTACGCGGGCTCGCATCTTGGTCCTTTGTCCGCGATCGGCGGGGCGAGGCCCTCGGCCTTGAAGAAGCCCGGCCACCAGAGGGCGTTCAGCCAGGGTCAGGTGGTGGACGTTCAAGGGCACTCGGTCACGGGTCACAGTCGCGTCGGGTCGAAAACGGATTTTATCCTGCCGCCTGGCCACAAGGAGGACTCGAAGCCACCCACCGCCGGCAAAGTGCCCTCTTTTCGAGGCCACTCGCGACAAGCATCCAG GTCGGAGTCGATATACACGATAAGACGTAGCGTTGAACCTCCTTGGTGGAGAAAAGTTTGGGCTCGATACTTTGGCCCCCTACCAGAGGAACCTCGTTTAAGGACAATAGTACCGAATCATTTAGTGCCGCCGAAAACACCACCGAGTCAACATCCCAATGGAAAGAGAGTGAATAATAg AGTACGTACGACGAAGTACACGTTGCTGAGCTTCCTACCTCGCAATTTTTTCGAACAATTCCGCCGTGTggccaatatatattttgtatttatcgtTTTACTTAATTGGGTGCCAGTCATAAATGCTTTCGGCAAAGAGATTTCCGTGATACCCATCATTTTCGTGCTCGGTGTGACGGCGTTGAAAGATTATTTCGAGGATCATCGGAGGCTTATCAGCGATCGTCGTGTAAATAATTCCACTTGTCGTGTCTACGTTCG CGAGGACGACAGGTATGCGAAGGTAGCGTGGAAAGATGTGAAGGTCGGTGACCTGGTTCACCTCTCGAACAACGAACTCGTACCGGCTGATCTGCTGCTTCTGCGAAGCAGCGATCCTCAGGGCGTAGCGTACATCGACACGTGCAATCTGGATGGCGAGACCAATTTGAAGGAACGACAGGTTGTGAGGGGTTTCGTGGATCTCCAGGACACATTTCAACCGGCCAAGTTTCGTTCCGTGATCGAGGTCGATCAACCAAGCACCAGGATATATAG GTTCCACGGAGCTGTCGTACATCCGAACGGCGGCAGAGTGCCTGTTTCCACGGAGAATCTTTTACTCAGGCAGTGCTTGTTAAAAAATACAGATTTCGTCGAGGGCATAGTGATATATGCCGGTCATGAAACGAAAGCTATGCTTAACCATGGCGGGCCTAGGTATAAG cgTTCAAGATTGGAGAAACGGATGAACAGTGACGTTATATGGTGTGTGGCGATTTTGATCGTTTTGTGCGTGATAGGCGCGACCGGTTGCCGGTTCTGGCTCTCCGAATTTTCCGATTTAACGTTCGTCCCATTCATACCGATCCTCCAGGATGCAAATTACGAAAGTATGCTAACGTTCTGGACGTTTGTCATTATTCTCCAAGTAATGATACCTTTAAGTCTTTACGTCACTCTTGAAATGGCGAAAGTTGGCCAGGTTTATCACATTGGACACGATATCGCCCTTTACGACGCGGAGACGGGACGCTCGGCTGAATGCCGCGCGCTCAATATTACAGAGGAATTGGGTCAG gTGCAGTATATATTCTCTGATAAAACTGGCACGCtcactgaaaataaaatgctGTTTAGACGGTGCGCCGTGGGAGGGCAGGATTATTCGCATGGCGGAGATGGTGAAAATTTGATACCTTCTTCGCGATTGAAGGAAGATCTTCTTATAGGTACATTTAGGCAACATTTACAAGAATTTCTAATCGTGTTGGCGATATGTAACACTGTTGTGGTCAATTCTCAACCGCATTATGACACTATGAACTCGAGCGGAGTGATCGAAGAGCCTCAGAAAAACGGCACTGAAGAAAGTGGAAG GTACACAAGAATGATAGATTCTCGAAGTTTAACTCCTTCGCCAATTATACCTTTATCGGCGCTTCCTTTGTCTCGACCGACAAACAGCCTCGATGAAAACGTGTCGTCGATCTCTTCTATGGTAGAAATTGAATCTCCTCTTCACAATTCCACCAAACTGTCGAATAAATTGTCAAG GCCAAAATTCTTAAATGTAACGTCGATATCAAGCCTAGGAATAGGATTACttggaagaaaattatctCCAAACGGTGAACAGAAAAGACGCGGCCCACTAAGTCCCGTTATCGATGCGAGTGGAAAGAGTGGAGACGAATTGTTACCTAGAGCTGCGATTTACGAAGCGGAAAGTCCGGACGAGCTTGCTTTGGTGAATGCAGCATGTGCTTATAATGTGAAACTTCTTAAACGGACATCGCGTAACGCGATTGTTTCGTTACCGGATAAATCTATTCTTAGTTTTGAAATTCTTCAA ATTTTGCCATTTGACTCGAATAGAAAATGTATGTCTATTTTAATACGACATCCTCTCACTAATGAGGTAGTATTATATAGCAAAGGTGCTGATACAACGATACTATCATCTCTAATTCCTCAAGATGAAAATTCTATAACGACTATAAAAATTCGACAATACCTTCAATCGTATGCACGGCAAGGTCTTCGAACTTTGGTAATGGCTAAGAAATCTCTAACGATGCAAGAATACGAGAATTGGCGTCAAAAGCATTCTGAAGCAGAACTTGCAATGGAAAATCGTGAACTTCGTATTAAAGATTCTTATGCAAATCTGGAATGTCATTTGACCCTGCTAGGTGTTACTGGAATTGAAGATAAACTTCAAGCTGGAGTACCTGAGACTATGGACACTTTAATGGCAGCAGGAATTGTAGTTTGGGTTTTAAcag GAGACAAACCGGAAACCGCGGTTAATATTGCATATTCAGCGCGTCTTTTTTCGCCTGCGATGCAATTATTGTGGTTACAAGCAAGATCCAAGTCTGTTGCTGAAGCTTTAATTCATGGATATTTGGAATCTACACGTAAAAAGAATACAGTTcaggaaatagaaaatattagggAAATTACAATGCTTAATCGTGATGCAACAGAAAATGAGGCATATAGAATAGATAGCTCTTGGCCGAGACAACGAGCACTTGTTGTTGATGGCAAAACTTTAACTGTTATCCTTGATCCACGATCAGGATTAACTGGATTATTTCTTGAGTTAACAAAAACATGTTCTAGTGTATTAGCTTGTAGAGCTACACCTCTTCAAAAG GCATATATAGTACGTATAGTAAAGGAACAATTGGGAATGAGGACTTTAGCGATTGGTGATGGTGCTAACGATGTTAGCATGATACAAATTGCAGATGTAGGAGTTGGTATTTCCGGACACGAAGGTACACAAGCTGTCATGGCTGCAGATTTTGCCATTTCACGATTCTCGATGCTTAGCAGACTTCTTTTGCTACATGGTCATTGGTGTTACGATCGATTGTCTAGAATgatcttatatttcttttacgagAACGCTACCTTCGTTTTCGTTTTGTTTTGGTACCAG atttattatttttatagatttattgcGGATTTACTGGAACTGTTATGA